In Nitrospirota bacterium, a genomic segment contains:
- a CDS encoding type II secretion system F family protein codes for MPIYEYRARDIKGALIKGTVDGSSMDVIAEQLSSQGYIPVKITEKKTSFELPVIFGRVKYEDLIVFSRQLATLVTSGISFTRSLDTLEEQTKNKRLKEVIRSIRKDIEGGSSFSDALSKYPAVFPPLYVSMIRVGEEGGVLDEVLERLASLLEHEAQTRARIKTAVRYPVIVVIAICIAFIVLTSFVIPKFAAIYASAKVTLPWPTRVLILINVIISKYWFLLLGGIAGIVLLIRYYLKTPSGSWQWDNIKLKLPIFGPLIHKTVMSRFSRVFSTLYRSGIPLISSLDIVAQTLGNQVISRAVGEIKNNVREGKGLATPMKTLGVFPPMVIQMVGVGEETGALDTMLNKVSDYYDLEVEYAIRNLATTLEPVLLLFIGGMVLFLALGIFLPIWDMISVIKK; via the coding sequence ATGCCGATTTACGAATACAGGGCAAGGGACATTAAAGGCGCCTTAATCAAAGGGACTGTTGACGGCTCCAGTATGGATGTCATTGCAGAACAGCTCTCAAGTCAAGGGTATATTCCTGTAAAAATCACCGAGAAAAAAACCTCCTTTGAGTTGCCTGTAATCTTCGGGAGGGTAAAGTATGAAGACCTTATTGTATTCAGCCGTCAGCTTGCAACCCTCGTCACCTCAGGGATATCCTTTACGAGAAGCCTTGATACCCTTGAGGAGCAGACAAAAAACAAGAGACTAAAAGAGGTAATTCGCAGTATTAGAAAAGATATAGAGGGTGGCAGTTCTTTTTCAGATGCACTATCAAAATATCCGGCTGTCTTTCCACCTCTTTATGTAAGTATGATAAGAGTCGGAGAAGAAGGCGGTGTCCTCGATGAGGTGCTGGAAAGATTAGCCAGCCTCCTCGAGCATGAAGCTCAGACGAGGGCGCGAATAAAGACTGCAGTCAGATACCCCGTGATTGTGGTGATTGCCATATGCATTGCCTTTATTGTCCTTACAAGCTTTGTCATTCCAAAATTCGCCGCTATCTACGCATCTGCAAAAGTGACTCTTCCCTGGCCAACAAGGGTACTTATCCTGATAAATGTAATCATAAGTAAATACTGGTTCCTGCTTCTCGGTGGTATCGCCGGAATAGTCCTGCTCATACGTTATTATCTCAAAACGCCTTCAGGAAGCTGGCAGTGGGACAATATAAAATTAAAGCTTCCCATCTTTGGCCCCCTGATTCATAAGACAGTGATGTCACGGTTCTCACGGGTATTCTCTACGCTTTACCGGAGCGGAATTCCCTTGATCAGCTCCCTCGATATAGTGGCCCAGACCCTCGGAAATCAGGTAATTTCCAGAGCCGTTGGTGAGATAAAAAACAATGTCAGGGAAGGCAAAGGCCTGGCCACGCCAATGAAGACATTAGGGGTTTTTCCTCCAATGGTCATTCAGATGGTTGGAGTAGGTGAAGAGACAGGTGCGCTCGATACAATGCTGAACAAGGTATCAGATTATTATGACCTTGAAGTCGAGTATGCAATAAGAAATCTCGCAACAACTCTCGAACCCGTACTGCTGTTGTTTATAGGCGGCATGGTCTTGTTCCTTGCCCTGGGAATTTTCTTGCCAATATGGGACATGATTTCAGTTATAAAAAAATAA
- a CDS encoding GHKL domain-containing protein has protein sequence MGHDFSYKKITDLFLRRRFQIGIIFLLPIFFAIFAAGPYFIALEKFSRLLEKDVILKEELKNYNSFIQKWAFISFGVAILSGLAVAYSLLIPAKRLLKASPSLEVPSFEDFNALGKEFTTIASSLHQYISTLDSMAGGVITMNENGTVTMANAQASTILGLRTEEIVGLPLSAVIPELRWLSDESLKGSTISSGEIPVSIGGKPAILGYSLTPIRELRKIKGSVLSFKDITKLKDIHMEIQRTERLASLGALAAEIAHEVRNPLGSIKGLVELIKEDLKGEDPRHEYLKVILNEIDRLNRAVEGLLDYTKPMEKTEIRLEEVLHRAVLVSKLRFKDKAVNIIEEYDKVMPLPADEGKICQAFLNLIINACEAVKAGSEIHIRCKNLDTDVVVEISNPYTHAGDVTKFFDSYYTTKAGGAGLGLKISREIIENHGGSLNVRHEGGLIIFSATFPLPISHLTVEERQNA, from the coding sequence ATGGGACATGATTTCAGTTATAAAAAAATAACCGATCTCTTTTTACGAAGAAGATTCCAGATAGGTATCATCTTCCTGCTGCCTATCTTTTTTGCCATATTTGCAGCAGGACCATACTTTATTGCCCTTGAGAAATTTTCAAGACTCCTCGAAAAGGATGTAATATTGAAGGAGGAATTAAAAAACTACAACTCTTTTATACAGAAGTGGGCCTTTATAAGCTTTGGCGTGGCTATCCTCTCAGGGCTTGCTGTGGCTTACTCTCTGTTGATACCTGCTAAAAGGCTGCTCAAGGCATCCCCTTCCCTTGAGGTGCCCAGTTTTGAGGATTTTAACGCACTCGGCAAGGAATTTACAACAATAGCATCCTCTCTGCACCAGTATATTTCAACCCTCGACAGCATGGCAGGGGGCGTCATAACAATGAATGAAAATGGAACAGTAACAATGGCCAATGCCCAGGCATCTACAATCCTCGGGCTGCGGACCGAGGAGATAGTCGGGCTGCCACTTTCTGCAGTCATTCCAGAACTGAGATGGTTATCAGATGAGAGTCTTAAGGGCAGCACTATCAGCAGCGGAGAAATACCAGTGTCAATAGGCGGAAAGCCTGCAATTTTAGGCTATTCATTAACTCCAATCAGGGAGCTGAGAAAGATAAAAGGTAGTGTATTGAGTTTTAAAGACATTACAAAGTTGAAAGACATCCACATGGAGATTCAGAGGACAGAACGCCTCGCAAGCCTCGGAGCCTTAGCAGCAGAAATAGCCCATGAAGTAAGGAACCCCCTGGGCTCAATAAAAGGACTGGTTGAACTTATAAAAGAGGATTTGAAGGGAGAAGACCCAAGACATGAATATCTCAAGGTCATTTTAAATGAAATAGACCGTTTAAACAGGGCTGTCGAAGGCCTCCTCGATTACACAAAACCGATGGAGAAAACAGAGATAAGACTTGAAGAGGTGCTCCACAGGGCAGTCCTTGTAAGCAAGCTCAGATTTAAAGATAAGGCCGTAAATATCATAGAGGAGTATGACAAGGTAATGCCCCTGCCTGCAGACGAGGGGAAAATTTGCCAGGCATTTCTAAACTTAATAATAAATGCCTGTGAAGCCGTGAAGGCAGGTAGTGAGATACATATCAGATGTAAAAATCTCGATACCGATGTTGTTGTTGAAATTTCAAACCCTTACACCCATGCCGGTGATGTTACTAAATTTTTTGACTCCTATTACACTACAAAAGCCGGTGGTGCAGGGCTGGGCCTGAAGATTTCAAGGGAAATCATAGAAAACCATGGTGGAAGTCTTAATGTCAGGCATGAAGGAGGCCTGATAATATTTTCTGCAACATTTCCGCTTCCCATTTCCCATTTAACTGTGGAAGAGAGACAAAATGCCTGA
- a CDS encoding sigma-54-dependent Fis family transcriptional regulator — MPEVLVVDDDPGIKFFFGEFLKKEGYSFDIASNGQEALDKLSSDQYNVLLLDERMPGMSGLEVIAKVKKVQPNALIIMITAYGSRELAMKAIQLGAYDYFTKPVDIDVVRTVIRRAMERYKLQKEIENLRQALEEKVFIEKITAKSEGMKKAIELVKKVAATDVTVLVTGESGVGKELIARSIHELSHRREKPFISVNCAAIPEGLLESELFGHEKGAFTGAHQQRIGKFEQAGGGSLFLDEIGDLPLTLQSKLLRAIQGKEIERLGGKGIIKVDVRLIAATNKNLLSETAAGRFREDLLFRINVIEIKVPPLRERKEDIPPLIEIFFKKYSEDLERRIKGISPSAMKHLINFSWPGNVRELENIIQRALLLEENDLISEKTIYELLYPEPRETDLSVKGHVSSVVEEEEKKLIIEALAKTKWKKQKAAELLGISRKSLFNKMRRYGL; from the coding sequence ATGCCTGAGGTATTAGTTGTAGACGACGACCCCGGTATAAAATTCTTTTTCGGGGAGTTCCTCAAAAAAGAGGGTTATAGTTTTGATATTGCATCAAATGGACAGGAAGCCCTCGATAAACTCAGTTCCGACCAGTACAATGTACTCCTGCTTGATGAGCGGATGCCCGGTATGAGCGGGCTTGAAGTCATTGCAAAGGTTAAAAAGGTACAGCCTAATGCCCTTATAATCATGATTACGGCTTACGGTTCCAGGGAACTTGCCATGAAGGCCATTCAACTGGGCGCCTACGATTATTTCACAAAGCCTGTGGACATAGATGTGGTCAGAACCGTTATTAGAAGGGCCATGGAGCGTTACAAGCTTCAGAAGGAGATAGAGAACCTCAGGCAGGCGCTTGAAGAAAAAGTATTCATAGAAAAAATAACAGCAAAAAGCGAGGGGATGAAAAAAGCAATAGAGCTTGTAAAAAAAGTCGCTGCAACTGATGTCACAGTCCTTGTCACAGGGGAAAGCGGTGTTGGCAAAGAATTAATTGCGAGGAGCATCCATGAGCTAAGTCACAGACGTGAAAAACCCTTTATCAGTGTGAATTGTGCTGCAATCCCTGAGGGCCTTCTTGAATCAGAGCTATTTGGCCACGAAAAAGGGGCCTTTACAGGAGCTCATCAACAGAGGATCGGGAAATTCGAGCAGGCCGGTGGAGGAAGCCTCTTTTTAGACGAGATAGGCGACCTCCCCTTAACATTGCAGTCAAAACTCCTCAGGGCAATACAGGGCAAAGAAATTGAGCGTTTAGGAGGAAAGGGCATTATAAAAGTAGATGTAAGACTCATTGCTGCAACCAACAAGAACCTGTTATCTGAAACAGCAGCAGGAAGATTTAGAGAGGACCTCCTTTTCAGAATAAATGTAATCGAGATAAAAGTTCCTCCTCTGAGGGAGAGGAAAGAAGATATCCCGCCGCTTATAGAAATATTTTTTAAAAAATATTCTGAAGACCTCGAAAGGAGAATAAAGGGTATCTCACCCTCTGCGATGAAACACCTGATAAACTTTTCATGGCCGGGCAATGTGAGGGAGTTGGAAAATATAATCCAGCGGGCGCTGCTTCTTGAAGAAAATGATTTAATCAGCGAAAAAACAATATATGAATTACTGTACCCCGAGCCGAGGGAGACAGATCTCTCCGTAAAAGGCCATGTCAGCTCTGTCGTTGAAGAGGAAGAAAAGAAGCTAATCATCGAGGCCCTCGCAAAAACAAAGTGGAAAAAACAAAAAGCAGCAGAACTGCTGGGAATCAGCCGGAAAAGCCTGTTCAATAAAATGAGGCGTTACGGCCTTTAA
- a CDS encoding hypoxanthine phosphoribosyltransferase, with product MIIGRPFLTTEQIQHKVKELASIISNDYAGKDLLAVCILRGAFMFFSDIVRAIKVPVTVDFLIASSYLKTETTGEVKIYADLSEIPLDYVGFKIPNEYVVGYGLDYENKFRNLPYIAIFKKSI from the coding sequence ATGATAATTGGCAGACCGTTTCTCACCACAGAACAGATCCAGCACAAAGTAAAAGAACTGGCCTCAATCATATCAAATGATTATGCGGGAAAAGACTTACTCGCTGTATGCATTCTCAGGGGTGCCTTTATGTTCTTCTCTGATATTGTAAGAGCGATAAAGGTCCCCGTGACAGTAGACTTCCTCATCGCCTCGAGCTATCTGAAGACAGAAACCACAGGAGAGGTAAAGATTTATGCAGATTTAAGCGAAATACCCCTTGACTATGTGGGTTTTAAGATACCCAACGAGTATGTAGTTGGCTATGGCCTTGACTACGAAAATAAATTCAGAAACCTTCCTTACATAGCCATATTCAAAAAGAGTATTTAA
- a CDS encoding YtxH domain-containing protein — translation MDSREEGRIIGAFIIGGLLGAGLALLFAPQSGKETRKDISKFARKVGENAREIAEDAVETIEDLTEAISEKASEVVSRGKELTDETKKNVLKAIEEGQKTLEKQRAKLGKLLG, via the coding sequence ATGGATAGTAGAGAAGAAGGAAGAATTATAGGCGCATTCATAATTGGAGGGCTGTTAGGTGCTGGTCTTGCCCTTCTCTTTGCACCGCAGAGCGGTAAAGAGACCAGAAAAGACATATCCAAATTTGCCAGGAAGGTTGGAGAAAATGCCAGGGAAATTGCCGAGGATGCAGTTGAAACAATTGAGGATCTGACAGAGGCAATCAGCGAAAAGGCATCAGAGGTGGTTTCAAGAGGTAAGGAGCTTACCGATGAGACAAAGAAAAATGTCCTTAAGGCAATTGAAGAAGGCCAGAAGACTCTGGAAAAGCAAAGGGCAAAATTGGGAAAGCTACTCGGGTAG
- the sppA gene encoding signal peptide peptidase SppA, giving the protein MFKWLSRRLPIGRIAIVPFSGVLSTKTVEPYLRLLKAIEYSKYIKGGIFQIESPGGNAYASEMLYFSLKRLSEKKPVYCYLLMAASGGYMAVCGAEKIFAPPTALIGSIGVLTIKPVLKDIMERLGIRLEVMKKGENKDMTLFHRDSTEEEKKKIDTLQEAIYQRFIEIVAEARRLEKSKVLELATGELYSSRASLEHSLIDRICDFDSVLDEMSRETGIKKEKAIILKPRKPLFQRMAGETISVAVEEIYGRLLMEGLRF; this is encoded by the coding sequence ATGTTTAAATGGCTAAGCAGAAGACTTCCCATAGGAAGGATTGCTATTGTGCCCTTCAGCGGTGTGCTTTCAACAAAAACTGTAGAGCCTTACCTCAGGCTATTAAAGGCCATCGAATACAGCAAATACATAAAAGGAGGAATCTTTCAGATAGAAAGCCCCGGTGGGAATGCCTATGCATCAGAAATGCTTTATTTCAGTTTAAAACGCCTGAGCGAGAAAAAACCTGTTTACTGCTATCTCCTCATGGCGGCATCAGGGGGCTACATGGCAGTATGCGGGGCAGAAAAAATTTTTGCGCCGCCAACTGCACTAATCGGGAGCATAGGGGTTCTTACAATTAAGCCTGTGCTAAAGGATATAATGGAGCGTCTTGGCATAAGGCTTGAGGTAATGAAAAAGGGCGAAAACAAAGATATGACTCTCTTCCATAGAGACTCCACAGAGGAAGAAAAGAAAAAGATTGATACACTTCAGGAGGCGATTTACCAGAGATTCATAGAGATTGTGGCAGAGGCACGAAGACTTGAAAAATCAAAGGTCTTAGAACTGGCAACAGGCGAGCTTTATTCATCCAGGGCATCCCTCGAACACAGCCTGATTGACAGGATATGCGACTTTGATTCTGTCCTGGACGAAATGTCCAGAGAGACAGGGATTAAGAAAGAAAAAGCCATAATCTTAAAGCCAAGAAAGCCCCTGTTCCAAAGAATGGCAGGGGAGACCATCTCAGTTGCCGTAGAGGAAATTTACGGAAGGCTTTTAATGGAAGGATTGAGGTTTTAA
- a CDS encoding type 1 glutamine amidotransferase, which translates to MKVLILKNIPIEGPGTIEDYLIEKAIPYKITDLSLDSPPRYESFPTSLDGFDALIIMGGPMGVYEMDAYPFLKKEEVLIKEAIKRKMKVLGICLGAQMIAHALGAEVYKGPQTEIGWYGVEATEDGLRDEVFSLLVTSRSSLLTVFQWHGDTFNLPRGAVRLASSKIYPNQAFRFSDNVYAFQFHIEVTDKMITEWLGNEHELKGFDSSKIIDDTRANYKNFLERARVFYRGFFGC; encoded by the coding sequence ATGAAAGTCTTGATTCTTAAAAATATCCCCATCGAGGGCCCCGGGACAATAGAGGACTATCTCATTGAGAAAGCAATCCCTTATAAAATAACTGACCTCTCTCTGGACTCTCCGCCTCGGTACGAGTCGTTTCCGACATCTCTTGATGGGTTTGATGCTCTGATAATAATGGGCGGACCTATGGGTGTTTATGAAATGGACGCCTATCCATTTCTCAAGAAGGAAGAAGTCCTGATTAAAGAAGCGATTAAGAGAAAAATGAAGGTTCTGGGTATATGTCTCGGTGCGCAAATGATAGCTCACGCCCTTGGCGCAGAGGTCTATAAAGGCCCTCAAACAGAAATTGGCTGGTATGGTGTAGAGGCGACAGAAGATGGGTTGAGGGATGAAGTATTTTCTTTGCTCGTGACTTCCCGCTCTTCACTCCTCACTGTATTTCAGTGGCATGGCGATACCTTTAATCTGCCTCGTGGTGCTGTGAGGCTTGCCTCATCAAAGATTTATCCAAACCAGGCTTTTCGCTTTTCAGATAATGTCTATGCATTTCAGTTTCATATTGAGGTGACAGATAAAATGATAACCGAATGGCTTGGGAATGAACACGAGTTAAAGGGATTTGATTCATCGAAGATAATCGATGACACAAGGGCCAATTATAAGAATTTCTTAGAAAGGGCCAGGGTTTTTTACAGAGGTTTTTTTGGGTGTTAA
- a CDS encoding cytochrome c3 family protein, which translates to MRIILLTLAVLISIAFIGNVALAVAPGKTVEFEGKGAGKVVFDGKIHTDKGLKCNDCHTKIFQMKKGTAKITMADINAGKLCGECHNGTKAFKASDPANCAKCHKK; encoded by the coding sequence ATGAGAATTATACTCCTCACACTCGCCGTCTTAATCTCAATTGCTTTTATTGGAAACGTAGCCCTGGCAGTTGCGCCAGGTAAAACAGTAGAATTCGAAGGTAAAGGTGCAGGTAAAGTGGTATTTGACGGCAAGATTCATACAGACAAAGGTCTAAAGTGCAATGACTGCCACACAAAGATTTTCCAGATGAAGAAAGGAACTGCCAAGATAACAATGGCAGATATTAATGCTGGCAAGCTTTGCGGTGAATGCCATAATGGCACAAAGGCATTCAAAGCCAGCGATCCAGCAAATTGCGCAAAGTGTCATAAGAAATAA
- a CDS encoding branched-chain amino acid transaminase, with protein MIQETKKIWMDGRFIDWPDAKVHVLTHTLHYGLGAFEGIRCYKAEKGPAIFRLQEHIDRLFTSCHILQLRVPYTKEELSKATVELIKVNNLDECYMRPIVYIGYGAMGLYPRDNPINVAIAAWPWGAYLGDDGLKNGIRLKTSSFSRHHVNVNMTKSKTCGNYVNSQLAKKEAISCGYDEGLLLDTEGYVSEGSGENIFIVRKGVLKTVPLMSILEGITRDSVIKIADREGIEVREIRFTRDELYIADEAFLTGTAAEITPIKEVDGRIIGNGRPGPITKKLQGLFFDIVKGKNPAYEFWLTYI; from the coding sequence ATGATTCAGGAGACAAAAAAGATATGGATGGATGGCAGGTTTATTGACTGGCCAGACGCCAAAGTCCATGTCTTAACGCACACGCTGCATTACGGCCTTGGTGCATTTGAAGGAATCAGGTGTTATAAAGCAGAGAAAGGCCCTGCCATCTTCAGGCTTCAGGAGCACATCGACAGGCTATTTACATCATGCCACATACTTCAACTCAGGGTTCCCTATACAAAGGAGGAACTCTCGAAAGCTACAGTAGAATTGATAAAGGTTAATAATCTCGATGAGTGTTACATGCGGCCTATTGTTTATATCGGTTACGGCGCTATGGGCCTTTATCCCAGGGATAATCCAATAAATGTAGCTATTGCAGCCTGGCCCTGGGGTGCTTATCTTGGAGATGATGGCCTTAAAAATGGTATCAGGCTGAAGACATCTTCTTTTTCAAGGCATCATGTAAATGTGAATATGACCAAGAGCAAGACATGCGGCAATTATGTAAATTCCCAGTTAGCAAAGAAAGAGGCTATCTCATGCGGTTATGATGAGGGCCTGCTGCTTGATACCGAAGGCTATGTATCAGAAGGCAGCGGTGAGAATATATTCATTGTGAGAAAAGGGGTGCTGAAAACTGTGCCTCTGATGTCAATCCTTGAGGGAATTACAAGAGACAGTGTGATCAAGATAGCGGATAGGGAAGGTATTGAAGTGAGAGAAATACGGTTTACAAGAGATGAGCTTTATATTGCAGATGAGGCATTTCTGACAGGGACAGCGGCTGAGATAACACCAATTAAAGAAGTAGACGGAAGGATTATCGGAAACGGTCGGCCTGGCCCTATTACTAAAAAACTACAGGGCCTTTTCTTTGATATAGTGAAAGGTAAGAATCCAGCCTACGAATTCTGGCTTACGTATATATAA